Part of the Nicotiana sylvestris chromosome 2, ASM39365v2, whole genome shotgun sequence genome, ATTTAGGatgttcaaacttgaaataagtaaaaaaaattcagataaaaggtattcaatatatgttatataccattaaaatctaatattttacctatatatacagtgtaatttttcgacgaagggtggtcagttgaccaccTTTAACTCTATCAGTTGACCATCCTTAACTCTATGTACCTTCGCCACTGGCAATAAGGAGTGAAAAGTTACCTGCTCAGCAAAGGGAGTAGGAGGAGTGATCTTAAGGGTCTTCAAGAGATCTTGATAACTGTCAAGGCCTGGCTCAAAAACGAACATGCCGGCGTTAAAATAAAGTGAAGGTGGCTGACCAAATTCCTCATCATTATTGGGCCATTTGACCTTATCAGGGCACTGCTGGCAATAGCCAATCTTGTATTGTGGCGTGTGACTCCATGTCTTCTCACAAAAACAGTCCATCACCGCGTAGAAATGCCCGTCGGCCAAATCAAAGAGATGATCAATATTATCATACACCTGAATGTCACTGTCTAGGTATATCATCTTCTCGTACTCCACAAACTGGATGCAACCACACAAACATCCTTATTTAATCAATATCacagatcaaataatatagaacaAATTATAGATGAGATCTAAGGAACCAACGACCCAATGATAATCTGTACTCCATCCATCTTATTTTATGTGAAGATGTTTTAAAAACTAAGAATTTTTTTTGACACACAAATTAAATATATGGAAAATGCCAAATTGACTTTGGTATCTGTACTAATTGAATGAGTGGTTCATTGCAAAAGCTTtatgtctttttattttttctctcatAGTAAAAAATAAACTTTATATCAAAATGAATTCAAACAAATCATTTATTAAGGGTAAAATTTGAATGTTAAGTTTCAAATAATTTCAAATGGAATAGGACAGATGGATTAGAAGAACTAATGTTTAATGGGAACAATCTAACACGTGTTCTAAGATGATCCTAGTTAGTACGTATAATATATACTAGTCTTAGAGTACGCGCATTGCGCGTGAACCTCATCtcaaaaaacaaaattttaaaaaaatctcATATGCATTATTTAAATTAATGTATAAGTTTATATAAGTAACGgctaacaaaaaaaatataaaatcatgAGAATGATGATAATCAATTCTATTTAACTAACTCAATAAAAGAAGAAGCTTACCGTATCGAAGTCTTCAAAGTTCTAAATTTTAGTTATGTGAAAAAAaaatttataattataattatgATTTTTTCTGGCATGAATTCATTATGAATTGGCAAGTTTTATGTTGGCTGGCCACCTACCACAATCCTCTTCCTTTATGCTGGCTTGGAACTAACAATGTTAGCGAGCTCACATAGGCAGAATTGGGATTGAGGCgttatgttgttgttgtttttgttgtagtatttgacatgaaaattattttctgaacgATTAAAAAACTATTTTTAACTCGtattatatgtgtgtgtgtgatcCTTCAATCACACTCCATCAAAATTATGGTAGAATTTAGTTAGTTTAATTTAAAgatctaaatattagaaaaagtTTAAATTTTAATACTAAGTTTTTAACATATATTTATTTGTTGAAGGAATAATTTAGCTTTTTTAAATGTATAAAAGCGGCTATGTCAACCAACTTCAACTTTGTGGGCATGTAAATTTCTCCATAAATTTGTAGGTTGTTAGGTATCttaaatatttttacttttattagATTTATTCTAGAACTTTAGTAGTTATTTTTAACTTTcagtatatttatttttttagtatTGACATATAATAAGTAACCAAACCAATAATTTTCAAAAGTAATTATATGTGTCTAAAGCCAATTAAAATCCCCGTCGATTTTCATTAAATAAAATTGTCGACATTGTTTTTTCTTTTATGCTTTATACATGTTTTGATTTGTTTGTGTCTTGGGGTATAGTcatatttataaaataaattatatgcaTACAATGTATGTGAGGGGGTTAACTTTTTTTAAGTTAAAGATCACTTTTTTTTATGTGGAAGAAACATACTCATAGAGGTAAGACATGCTAAAGAAGTAGTTATTTTACCGAAATTCGAATAAGTAATGTATTTATATAAGTTGATTTTTTTGGGAGTTCTTATGTagtccaaataaggaaagacttAATCgtcaaaattttattaaatttcaaagtcctaaatattagaaaaataaagtaaataacgATTTTGTctaatgtaaaatttatttttaaagggtaaaaaagacgaaaaACATTTCGTTAAAGGCCTTCgtatttttaatatagtatagatgaTGCATACCTCCCATATACGAAGCTTGAAATAATTAATGACTTAATAAGACAtgataaatttaattttaaattttttattttgctcTGAGATGCTTTTTAATCATATaaatattttcaatttttttttcaaatcataaATTTTATAGAAGTTTCTCTTTCTTTACCGCCACATAAAATAGGACAGTTTATTATTCATACCTTCCATATACGAAGCTTGGAATAATTAATGACGTAATAAGCCATGGCAAATTGAGTTTGATTCTCAGGTGGATAAACGGGCTCAATCTCCCTCAAGATACAACCTTGAGCTTCCAATATACGGCGGTGCTCCTCCGGAACATCCGGAAGCACCGCCACCACGAGCGGATACGCAGTATGAACCTTCCTCAAACCCTTAGCCAAACCAACGACTCCCTTCACGTAATCGCCATTTCCAGCCAAGAACGTAACATACGCCCTGTTTGATGTAATATTATTGGTTAGAATCGTTGGTTTTACCATTTGTCCTCTCACTGACACAATTTCCGGAGCCATAATAACAATCTTAATTAATTTGGACAAGAAATTTGAGTTTCTGTCTTATATATATGTGTTACAGAAGATGTAGTTTCACTAGCACACAATTACAACAAGAAGGAAATTACGTAAGATAAATGTAGGGTTATAAGGAAGGTGTGTAGGAGAAGATGAGAGAGCAGAGAGGCCTTTGAGCTTTTGTTTTCCGCAGAAGTTCTTAGGGTCGTTCTGATCTGAGGAATTTTTTTGGTGTCAATGCTGTATAAATAGGGTTATTTGTTAGTTAAAATAGCAAGTCCCTAGCAATGGAGGAGAATGAAATTAGGAAGGGAGTCGATAGATAAATTTTGGATTTGTGTGGTGTTTAGTATAATTAGATCCAACGGCTGATAGTGAGGATCACAGGAAGGTTCAGAAGAAGGGAAGCCACTAGAAGGTTCTTTCAGTATCAAGAAATCAGTAATCTATTGCTTGCCTTAAAAGTTGTATACTTTGTATAAAGTCATCCCACTCACTTACAATGAGGCCTTCTTCTAACTCCATATTAATTTCAAGCGTTGTTCGAAAGTATTATTTTATTGTGATAACTTTTTCCGAAAGTGTTTTATACGACAGAAAAGGTCGTGAAATACCCATCTACTAttataaattatttaaaattatcATCATCTATATTATTGGCTCAGAAAAAAACTGTACCGTCTTATTATTGAAACATATGTACCCCTAACTTGATGGGACACGTGATACCCATTCAAAGGTGTTGGTCCATCCGGTTTTATACGACCCGCCTCACTACCCCGCTGCCTGACCCATCCTACCGTATCCTTCAATTAAAAGAAGACTGATGTTgtgcttaaagtatatatatttgtatggATATCACCTGATATCTTGCTTTTGTTTCGTGGATTTAGGATGTGAAATGTGTTTATTTATGTTAATTTGATGTGTTTTCATGTTTAGGAATGATCCAGGAGCAATCGGGGGCGGGATGTGCAATACTAGAGCCAAAACGGCGAAAACAGGAAAAGGGCATATTTTAGGACCACAGGTGGCGCCCAACCCTACCTGTGGTGCCAGAAGCAGAATCTGAAATTTGGCAGCGCTGTGGAGGGCGCCTGACGCTAGCTAGGGCGCCAGTGACgtgaattttctccaatttcgtCCGGGATAAGATTATTTCGGCCCTAGAAGTACAACACGTATAAAAGAAAGACTAAACTTATTTGTGAAGGGGAGACGCCACTTGGGAGGAAATATACACACGAGAAACATCCGGGAGCACAAACATCTCAAATTTCTTTATCTTCACCAGTCTTTTAAATTATTCAACACTTATGCAATTGTTTGTTAgtatcatgagtggctaaaaccccattgttctggggttgtgatttagccatgaatattgttgtttaacgTTGACTCAAACTTGATTACAATTCactaatatatggttgtttcttcaattctgtgattaattgcttaattgtctggccagcaattaggttctatttactatctatgctatgcttgggaaagccgtatttagattagagaagaattgaagagagcatgatcttaacccttggggggggggggatttgtggttaggatagaaatatacctagtcaccatgcttaattaaatatcgtaatcttaatgcgttcttaatagattgatttcataggaatataggcgttaatctattttgaataggcgagtagtacttcgggagaaggtgatgataggctataattacgtattttattcgcttattacactcaaatttactgcactttaattgagtttgagctttaatcgctagtgccttgaactaattgtgtgttttatgccttggaggagtgatttcgagctatgtagatgttatggaatgaatccaagtggtttggagcttttaagtctgagtaaaagcccaaggaattaagccgtgATCGTATTCgtggatcaacggatgatagagcaacaaaacgcagaatcgagtaggcatattgtgtactgtctagtaaaatatacATAACGTTTTCCTCAGAGCGCCATTtgagctccacaatatatggttggaaagataactcaaaggtctacaactttcatgttttatatatttcgaaattccaaacggaacatGGTGAAAACTGCGGTCGAAACCGCGACCGCGGACCTGAGGCGGGCTGAGGCAGTACACTAGGAAAGGACCGCGCCCAGGCCGCGGACGTCCAGGCCTGGAAACTTGTCCTTTTTCgtgtaggagaaggtataatagtttgggcccgaccctacttgatatatacatggaaaaacagTATTTTGAAGGGAAAGAccaatttttgacacagattcgacctaaggaggcagcgacacaataggagcaaggcggagaattcttctacgagtttttcattcctcttcctattttttcattgttggttatgacttttagtattgtagttttacatactattataaATAGGTAATattttatctagggttttgatggaaccttttgtaggataaattcttgttatgtttttatataattgagccgtagtattttctctatttgttcaactatattattcttgtggttgattgaagggccctcaattagctgtgcctatttagtatgtattacttaggagagagtgcatatttaggtagttgttgaacaacatcactcccaacgtatgtgaggaatcaataaccaagtgtttaaaggtgggattagagataacgaaaacttgggtgcgatctaagtgagctgtaattaaagccagctatCGTAACttgggagagtatgtctagtaaattatcgtaattattcgggagagaattacaacacgcagaACACTTATGATCAGTAGaaaatacttaggcgaaattatagaaaacatagcgtgaaggattccgacaattggggaaatcataactctagacctccttaatcttttctccaacatgtagtatctttagtgttaatttattattttagttagttagttagttagttagttagttaaataCAAGAATCTtgatatctataagttaggaattgttcaagcttgtattcttggtgatagtgaacagctgtagctaagccttagttctctgtggaatTCGACTTCGAACTTTTAGACCGGTTTATATTTGCACCGACCTCTTATCCTTTTTAGGAATAGAGTTgggtgtgatcaaattttggcaccgttgctggggaactaacggtgtagttgtagctgtatatattgctagggttcaagtttgaacttttattttgttttgttttttttgtattttttttataactgtcgatttgagaaacatgacatcttggaattatgagaatttaggtgtagataattctactattgatcctcatacatattgtgaaggaaaccacccgtatcaaaattatcaaaatattctcgAGAGtaagttatgtgcaccaactcaatcttatttgtggaatgtgtgtgatgtgtgtggtggtaaaaatggtcactttaatggttgtgcttatatttcttatcttcccccaatcCATTACTATGATagttctaccttttcttgtgaagttaataggaacaaagaacctgggAATGTAGACCTGAAGGAGATcaaggatatgttaaagtgccctctgaaacaaaataatgaaaaacaattgcagatagaaaggcaagaggcaactattTGCAAGTTGGAGGCTGAACTGAGTCaagtggttggagttgttaatgctcaacaagccaatattgatgatagtagccaagaagagcatgaatttgaggtgttaattggggaggtcagagtagaacatcaacaaccTAGCCAACAACAATTTGAGGATGTTAATGTTGAAGAAGTGAGACTAGAGTCAGCCAAGGACATTGAGGATATaaattttgttgactctagtatcattgatgttgaggatgttgaaagtcctgaagttcatgtatttgagcacattggtccacactccaaATATTTTTCTACATTTTGCTAGGATGacgatatggaaatagagtcatccgagccGATTGAGAAGTCAAGGAATAAGGAACAAGgtgcctacattctggaattTTTCTTTCCAGAAAGACAAGACTACATACCTCATCAAAAAGCCAAGAAGTGTAGAATAGTACAATGGTTGCTTGGACCAATTAGATATGTTCCTCCACCCCTGGAGCATAGTCGAAAACTTGATGCCAAATtgggggttcaattcataagctcgaggtggaggcaaaaagtgattcacATCGTACCGCGACGTTAAGTCAAgcacttgttgggaggcaacccaactttattattttttatttttaatttagtttattttatttatttatttttattgtattATTCTTGTAGTGTCGATTTTTGATTTCTAGGAAcatggaaagcaaagctattggaaggatgcaataacaaaccaaatggttggaactaagtgtgaggtactcggatgaaggaccaagcttgggagaagcctgagtaccccatgagttgttagtgcttcggcctttagCCTACCAGGGAGTCCCTTTTACccttttattagttatggtgtgcattagggacaatgaacaattttaagtgtggggtgaggagattgtctcggtgactttctatgctattttagttatgttagtttaattgaatattttttttaaatagaaaagatgggacttttcccaatgatggatctattagacaattttcttgagggatttaagtctaaagaaaaaaacaaaaagattttcttttgttaggtagtgtagcaattacccctttatttttctttaaaccacagttcttttccaagggttttgtttgaaccgggtgtagttagtctttttttgggagtaggagccattgtgttatgttttgaattaaagcaatatctcttgactttgttatgccttgagaatagtgagtactttggttgtgacgcttaggctcagtttttgactcttgtataagtaccttaaattttatgatcttaactttgcttaactgctttgactagagtgtcttgatgaaaccaatcctgagtgagttatgtacCATGTGTGTGTAAGGATATGTTATATTCTGTgtattgcatttgatgcctagaacttgccttgtgtatttgcaaagtgaaatagtagttttattcagtctaggaagtgatataggcatttctttgttgatccagatatgtatattttacatgcctaattattatgtatcgtagttaaaccctttgagcctgtaatcttgtttctttggcaactaCATTACAAgacttacccatttgtttgaattaatcatctatttgaaccttgtaacctctcatgagcacttgaattgtttatgaactttgtaaaagttaaagtgtggggtggttggtttgccttttgagtggaactaattaaataaggagaaaggtgcactgttttgaaaaagtaatagccacttgaattgaaaaacaaaatagttggattgttgtaaaaaaaaaatccttGATAAATGGTGGCTCTTGATGTaagtgtgcttaaagaagaatggggtaatatacattgatgtgaaggtggaattttggtttgacataagtatggggtttgaatgttaaagtatatgtattaaagtgcttagggaggtgaaGTCACTCTTATATCATAATGTATCCTACCTGTCctgtagcctacattacaaccaaataaagtcctaattgatcctagattgaaaGAGATCGATTAGTGGAGTAGTATACTAcgagcaagcttatggtgcatcttttgtggcatatgaatgttatttctgggAGTGGgtaaattctttctatcttgagttcctaagtattcttaaattttattgtgtggaactactctcttttgttgtgtgatgacacttgattcatgaaggaaaggtaatgtcagtgacctctatgttagagtaagtgggttagttgtgaataatgcatggtacttgtgagtcaaatcttgaggtgaagatgttacgcttttgtgcttagtctattttaaatactcttggtgtgatgagttaggagaattgtttaaaatgGTCTTGTCTAtaaaaagtgtagtttgattgctcgaagacgagcaatggtttaagtatggggtattgatgataggctataattacgtgttttattcgcttattacactcaagtttactgcactttaattgagtttgagctttaatcactAGTGTCTTgaactaattgtgtgttttatgccttgtaggagtgattccgagctatgtagatgttatggaataaattcaactaatttggagctttgaaatctgagtaaaagcccaaggaattaagccgggatcgtattcggggatcaacgaaTGATAGAGTAACAAAACGGAGAATCAAGTAGGCATATTGTGcgctgtctagtaaaatgcacataactctTCGCTTAGAGCTCCATTTGAGCTCTGTTACACCTCCTTTTAacctacacccccgagaagggAAGGTATAAAGGGGTTTTTtcaaatttaagtgacaatcgaaatgggattattttatttaaattcagagtcgccacttgggataattatggtgtcccaagtcaccggttcaaatcctgagtcgaggaaaaggttgactctatattacagtccgcgaaccaaaaatccgggtaaggaattttgttaacccgggagaaggtcgaaaatttgggactcgcgcggaattccagttttatggcagtaaaatgccaaaaaacatgatttggtcatggcagggcggtgaatatggttccttaggccgtattcgacatcccgaaaattttttaggcgatacggatccggggtcccgggcccacggcggaaggcgtgggctataacacacgcaaatttgggactcgcacagatttccagttttatggtcgtaaaatgcccaaaaacacaatttggtcatggagaagcggtgaatatggttccttaggccgtattcaacatcccagaaaaattttaggcgatccgggtcctgggtcccgggcccacggcggaaggcatgggctatagcacacgaaaatttgggactcgcgcggaattctagttttatggccgtaaaatgccaaaaaatataatttgatcatggcggggcggtgaatatggttctttaggccgtattcgacatcccagaaaaattttaggcgatccggatccggggtaccgggaccacggcagaaggcgtgggctatagcacacgaagatttgggactcgcgcggaattccagttttatggcagtaaaatgccaaaaaacataatttggtcatggaggggcggtgaatatggttccttagtccgtattcgacatcccggaaaaattttaggcgatacggatccggggtcccgggcccatggcggaaggcgtgggctattgcacacgaaaatttgggactcgcacggatttccagttttatggccgtaccaaaaaacacaatttggtcatggaggagcggtgaatatggttccttaggccgtattcgacatcccagaaaaattttaggcgatccgggtccggggtcccgggcccacggcggaaggcgtgggctatagcacacgaaaatttgggactcgcgcggaattctagttttatgaccgtacaatgccaaaaaatgtaatttgatcatggtggggcggtgaatatggttctttaggccgtattagacatcccggaaaaattttagg contains:
- the LOC104237001 gene encoding galactinol synthase 1-like; its protein translation is MAPEIVSVRGQMVKPTILTNNITSNRAYVTFLAGNGDYVKGVVGLAKGLRKVHTAYPLVVAVLPDVPEEHRRILEAQGCILREIEPVYPPENQTQFAMAYYVINYSKLRIWKFVEYEKMIYLDSDIQVYDNIDHLFDLADGHFYAVMDCFCEKTWSHTPQYKIGYCQQCPDKVKWPNNDEEFGQPPSLYFNAGMFVFEPGLDSYQDLLKTLKITPPTPFAEQDFLNMYFKNIYKPIPLDYNLVLAMLWRHPENVKLAEVKVVHYCAAGSKPWRYKGKEDNMQRDDIKMLVKKWWDIYEDKSLDYKKLVALNQGSDSEPINLQPLIAAAMSEAGAVHCFIAPSAA